A single window of Leishmania panamensis strain MHOM/PA/94/PSC-1 chromosome 35 sequence DNA harbors:
- a CDS encoding hypothetical protein (TriTrypDB/GeneDB-style sysID: LpmP.35.6970) yields the protein MAGVGRHGVPSWTYKPDYYAMSLTGTGMEVLTDSVKGKGLYATRDFSAHSTVHEETALCCSQNMDDLKKGVPVCTFCLRSLETPRTQLARSSRRKKAVLALPYPELQMPLDPVPCLWKEQGCRDQFCSARCRESALKKFHWVCCAAHMKASQRRAYTKFMRYDWVQGGVDYSDTAILGLRIVAQTLCAHRLHRVSLECAFEPYAQLICSPITSFFFTYLLMDDIPTGESSRAAVAAHAATFATRKHDPMLVPGVRAAYARELRDKATFCAESLELLQNVFDMDPEERAFVHAQRWSVLMGAVLLNGQERSPPSPYEMHRELVSCLPDGERAMSAFEQTVFQTHIATDVSDLLRSCRGQGIYEVGCLFNHSCDPNLSVQYSSLNDETLTVVALRDVKAGEELTISYIDSSLPFAVRQQQLLDHYLFECRCPRCVAEGTTDANM from the coding sequence ATGGCGGGCGTGGGCAGGCATGGAGTTCCCTCGTGGACTTACAAGCCGGACTACTACGCTATGTCGCTGACTGGCACCGGGATGGAAGTCCTCACAGATAGCGTCAAAGGCAAAGGGCTGTATGCCACACGCGACTTCTCCGCACACAGCACTGTTCACGAAGAGACAGCGCTCTGCTGCTCGCAAAACATGGACGATCTTAAGAAAGGGGTGCCGGTGTGCACATTTTGTTTACGGTCGCTGGAGACGCCGCGAACGCAATTGGCGCGCAGCTCTCGACGCAAAAAGGCAGTACTGGCCCTGCCCTACCCAGAGCTGCAAATGCCGCTGGACCCGGTGCCCTGCTTGTGGAAGGAGCAGGGCTGCCGAGATCAGTTTTGCTCTGCCCGCTGCCGTGAATCCGCTCTGAAGAAGTTCCACTGGGTGTGCTGTGCCGCCCACATGAAGGCGTCCCAACGCCGAGCCTACACCAAGTTCATGCGCTATGACTGGGTGCAAGGTGGGGTGGACTACAGCGATACCGCAATCCTGGGACTGCGCATCGTCGCGCAGACACTGTGCGCGCATCGGTTACACCGAGTCTCACTCGAGTGCGCCTTTGAGCCGTACGCACAGCTCATCTGCTCTCCCAtcacctccttcttcttcacatACTTACTGATGGATGACATTCCAACAGGGGAATCAAGCAGAGCCGCCGTtgcagcgcacgcagccaCCTTTGCGACTCGCAAGCACGACCCGATGTTGGTTCCTGGAGTGAGGGCTGCATACGCGCGGGAGTTGCGGGATAAGGCGACCTTCTGCGCCGAAAGCCTCGAGCTTCTACAGAACGTGTTTGACATGGACCCCGAGGAGCGTGCCTTTGTTCACGCGCAACGGTGGTCGGTGCTCATgggggcggtgctgctcaatGGGCAGGAGCggtcgccgccatctccttATGAGATGCACCGGGAACTCGTCAGCTGCCTGCCAGATGGTGAAAGAGCTATGAGCGCGTTTGAGCAGACAGTTTTCCAGACTCACATCGCAACGGATGTGAGCGACCTGTTGCGCAGCTGTCGTGGACAGGGCATCTACGAAGTGGGGTGCCTCTTCAATCACTCGTGTGATCCAAACCTCAGCGTACAGTACTCCTCCCTGAACGATGAAACCCTGACTgtcgtggcgctgcgggaTGTCAAGGCGGGCGAGGAGCTCACTATCAGCTACATCGACTCAAGTTTGCCGTTCGCGgtgcggcaacagcaactGTTGGATCACTACCTATTTGAGTGTAGGTGCCCTCGTTGTGTTGCTGAGGGCACGACTGATGCGAATATGTGA
- a CDS encoding beta-adaptin, putative (TriTrypDB/GeneDB-style sysID: LpmP.35.6950) translates to MENFLRKARERIQRKLEATKMGSKYFAQTRRGEIAELHNDLNGTDSYRKKAAVKRIIANMTMGRDVSYLFVDVVKLAPSTDLELKKLVYLYVLSTARLQPEKALLAVNTFLQDTTNSSPIVRALAVRTMMCIRVASVLEYTLEPLRRAVADPDPYVRKTAAMGLGKLFHDDMRLFYQLDFKKDLVELLNDNNPMVASNAAAIVCEVNDYGSEKIESNSEWVNRLVYHLPECNEWGQQYILELLAAQRPCDKESAETLLTRVLPRMSHQNPAVVMGAIKVVANLASRCSPELIERCTVRVNTALLTLVKRDAETQYIVCRDIHALLVIFPNLLRTNLDVIYVRYSDPPFVKLEKLRLLLKLTTPSAAPEIVKEFAEYASGVDMVFVVEVVRAIALLAIKVDTVAPDCANLLLQIVDRRPELLPDVVTAAKDIVRKYPELLMLDTLVADYGADDVAGEEAKVSLLWMLGEYCDFIGNGKDIIQRFIETIMEHEQRVQLSILSAAVKMFLREPQTMEPQLNHLLEMVTKHSDDVDVRDRAFAYWRLLSKSITVEQMRKVVHGQVVPVNVDRTFSDAMTMADLKKSLNTAAIVFARPYQSFLPPYGLAGVEFDEEDTEDDDAAELPPTPPMGTQDGSPAPSAAQGGNDMFEFAGDGTGARHQVASGNNGAQHADPLDVLFSVLPPPVAGSSPAFQAAPGLHAPPSPPTATRTIEDLLANSMERGRQATLGQISAAPQPIDRGTQLNDILS, encoded by the coding sequence ATGGAGAACTTTCTCCGCAAGGCGCGCGAGAGAATCCAGCGCAAGCTGGAGGCAACAAAGATGGGATCCAAGTACTTTGCGCAGACGCGCCGAGGCGAAATTGCGGAGCTGCACAATGACCTCAACGGCACAGACAGTTATCGAAAAAAGGCTGCGGTGAAGCGCATCATCGCCAACATGACGATGGGGCGGGACGTGAGCTACCTCTTTGTGGACGTCGTGAAGCTGGCTCCATCGACCGATCTGGAGCTCAAGAAGCTCGTTTACTTGTATGTGCTTAGCACCGCACGTCTGCAGCCGGAGAAGGCCTTGCTGGCTGTCAATACGTTTCTACAGGACACTACGAACAGCTCCCCTATTGTGCGGGCGCTTGCGGTGCGGACAATGATGTGCATCCGGGTGGCGTCGGTGCTCGAGTACACACTggagccgctgcgccgcgctgtgGCTGATCCGGACCCCTATGTGCGCAAGACCGCCGCCATGGGCCTCGGCAAGCTGTTTCATGATGACATGAGGCTCTTTTACCAGCTGGACTTCAAGAAGGACTTGGTGGAGCTCCTTAACGACAACAACCCAATGGTCGCATCTAACGCCGCGGCCATAGTGTGCGAGGTGAACGACTACGGTAGCGAGAAGATTGAAAGTAATAGCGAATGGGTGAATCGACTCGTCTACCACCTGCCAGAGTGCAATGAGTGGGGGCAACAGTACATCCTTGAACTACTGGCTGCCCAGCGTCCTTGTGACAAGGAGAGCGCCGAAACTCTGCTGACGCGCGTTCTGCCCCGTATGAGCCACCAGAACCCGGCGGTTGTGATGGGGGCAATCAAAGTAGTCGCCAATCTCGCGAGTCGGTGCTCACCAGAGTTGATTGAGCGCTGCACTGTGCGGGTCAACACGGCCCTCCTAACGCTGGTGAAGCGTGATGCTGAGACGCAGTACATCGTGTGTAGGGACATTCACGCACTGCTGGTCATCTTTCCGAATCTTCTGCGGACAAACCTTGATGTCATTTATGTGCGTTACAGTGACCCGCCGTTCGTTAAACTGGAAAAGCTGCGCCTGTTGTTGAAGCTGACCACGCCATCCGCGGCGCCGGAGATCGTCAAGGAGTTTGCTGAGTACGCATCGGGGGTCGATATGGTGTTTGTGGTCGAGGTGGTGCGCGCCATCGCCTTGCTCGCCATCAAGGTAGATACCGTGGCGCCTGACTGTGCAAACCTTCTCCTGCAGATTGTTGATCGGAGGCCAGAGCTGCTACCCGACGTGGTGACAGCCGCAAAGGATATTGTGCGCAAGTACCCAGAGTTACTCATGCTGGATACCTTGGTGGCCGACTACGGCGCTGACGACGTCGctggggaggaggcaaaggtgTCGCTTCTGTGGATGCTCGGCGAGTACTGTGACTTCATCGGCAACGGTAAGGACATTATTCAGCGTTTCATTGAGACCATCATGGAGCACGAGCAGCGTGTGCAGCTCTCGATCCTCAGCGCGGCGGTGAAGATGTTTCTGCGAGAACCACAGACGATGGAGCCGCAGCTGAATCACCTGCTGGAGATGGTGACGAAGCACAGCGACGACGTTGATGTGCGTGACCGCGCATTTGCGTACTGGCGTCTGCTCTCCAAGAGCATTACTGTAGAGCAGATGAGAAAGGTGGTCCATGGCCAAGTAGTGCCTGTGAATGTGGATCGCACCTTCAGCGATGCCATGACGATGGCAGACCTAAAGAAGTCCCTCAACACTGCCGCTATCGTATTCGCTCGCCCGTATCAGTCgtttctccctccctacGGGCTGGCGGGCGTGGAGttcgacgaggaggacacTGAGGACGATGATGCAGCGGAGCTgccgccgacaccgccgATGGGCACCCAGGACGGCTCACCAGCGCCTAGCGCTGCCCAAGGAGGGAACGATATGTTTGAGTTTGCGGGGGATGGAACCGGGGCACGGCACCAGGTGGCAAGCGGCAACAACGGTGCTCAGCATGCAGATCCCCTTGATGTCTTATTCAGTGTTTTGCCTCCCCCCGTCGCTGGCTCCTCGCCAGCCTTTCAGGCAGCACCGGGATTACAtgcgccgccatcaccgccaacCGCAACGAGAACCATCGAGGATTTGCTCGCGAATAGTATGGAGCGCGGAAGGCAAGCAACACTAGGGCAAATAtctgccgcaccgcagcccaTCGATAGAGGGACGCAGCTGAATGATATCCTTTCCTAA
- a CDS encoding nuclear lim interactor-interacting factor, putative (TriTrypDB/GeneDB-style sysID: LpmP.35.6960) — MPSQRRRGASFRGVYCPDAFSVCLEDSVTETAEVFRRSPSITARGEYLVPAKPSEIKNRLTVVLDLDETLIYARQGPLYVRPGMETLMRFLADYCETIVWTSSKHRYADAVVAQIDTCGAVCHTVYRHRRWFNGTSATKELRLLGRDLETTIIVENTPDCCRGYERNAVLVEDYEGGELADHTLHILLALLRDLVERHEKEGITVPEYIATTPRLSQQNVLTDKGTAMQAYCLRGVEDECAVPHSTVSKYLSPSCDNLASAVPRPAQQQPRMRPGGSLGTRRQHARLQRIVY; from the coding sequence ATGCCAAGCCAGCGCAGACGTGGTGCCAGCTTTCGGGGAGTCTACTGCCCCGATGCATTCTCAGTGTGCCTGGAGGACTCCGTGACGGAGACGGCGGAGGTGTTTCGTCGCTCTCCATCCATCACGGCGAGGGGAGAGTACCTTGTCCCGGCGAAGCCGTCAGAGATTAAGAATCGCCTAACTGTGGTGCTCGACCTTGACGAAACACTCATCTACGCGCGTCAAGGACCTCTCTACGTACGTCCTGGCATGGAAACACTGATGCGCTTCCTCGCCGACTACTGCGAGACAATCGTGTGGACCTCCAGCAAGCACCGCTACGCAGACGCTGTCGTGGCGCAGATTGACACGTGCGGCGCCGTCTGCCACACAGTGTACCGACACCGCCGATGGTTCAACGGCACATCGGCAACCAAGGAATTGCGCTTGCTCGGGCGAGACTTGGAGACGACGATCATAGTGGAGAACACCCCggactgctgccgcggctaCGAGAGGAACGCTGTGCTCGTTGAGGACTACGAGGGTGGAGAGCTGGCAGATCACACGCTGCACATACTGCTAGCTCTGCTGCGGGATCTCGTCGAGCGCcatgaaaaagaggggaTTACTGTGCCCGAATACATCGCCACGACGCCACGCCTTTCGCAACAGAACGTCTTGACGGATAAGGGCACTGCGATGCAGGCGTACTGCCTGCGCGGCGTCGAGGACGAGTGTGCCGTGCCACACTCGACGGTATCCAAATACCTGTCTCCAAGCTGCGACAACTTGGCCAGCGCCGTCCCCCGccctgcacagcagcagccacgcatGCGACCGGGGGGTTCACTGGGCACCAGGCGCCAGCATGCCCGCCTGCAGCGAATTGTGTACTAG
- a CDS encoding ATP synthase OSCP delta subunit-like protein (TriTrypDB/GeneDB-style sysID: LpmP.35.6940), whose amino-acid sequence MLRRLSVCVPSVRVARFYTPSEELKKLYASDFERMHFPVNIIPSDSVTFAKFLYKAVEPKNSFDAILKDFQTIAASIPKLPVFWERTVVVSEVKEFKSLSAPTIFTLEWMQSNGMLDLLPDVVEVYETYVNAKMKRVTAKIHVAPGKEQDRALIEKAKKVAEQVVKDSKELAGYTLVLKVMVDRSIVEGFAVDVQGTYVNNAVGRQKETQASGEADYTTIPPPRLTKTTWEDNIETEMLRKYLDSLALYDAEELKNGV is encoded by the coding sequence ATGCTCCGCCGtctctccgtgtgcgtgccgtCTGTCAGGGTGGCACGCTTCTACACCCCATccgaggagctgaagaagctCTACGCTAGCGACTTTGAGCGCATGCACTTCCCTGTTAATATCATCCCCAGCGATTCTGTCACCTTCGCCAAGTTCCTGTACAAGGCCGTGGAGCCGAAGAACAGCTTCGACGCCATTTTGAAAGACTTCCAGACcatcgccgcctccatcCCGAAGCTGCCAGTCTTCTGGGAGCGTACCGTGGTGGTGAGTGAGGTGAAGGAGTTCAAGTCACTCTCTGCTCCGACGATCTTCACGCTGGAGTGGATGCAGAGCAACGGCATGCTAGACTTGCTTCCGGATGTGGTTGAGGTGTACGAGACCTACGTCAACGCCAAGATGAAGCGTGTAACAGCCAAAATCCACGTCGCCCCTGGTAAGGAGCAGGACCGGGCCCTGAtagagaaggcgaagaaggtaGCGGAGCAGGTTGTCAAGGACAGCAAGGAGCTTGCCGGCTATACGCTGGTGCTGAAAGTGATGGTGGACCGCTCTATCGTGGAGGGTTTTGCTGTGGATGTGCAGGGAACGTACGTTAACAACGCTGTTGGCCGTCAGAAGGAGACGCAGGCGTCCGGTGAGGCCGACTACACCACCATCCCGCCTCCGCGCTTGACCAAGACGACCTGGGAGGACAACATTGAGACAGAGATGCTACGCAAGTACCTCGACAGTCTCGCTCTCTACGACGCCGAGGAACTCAAGAACGGCGTCTaa